In Zobellia roscoffensis, the following are encoded in one genomic region:
- a CDS encoding RagB/SusD family nutrient uptake outer membrane protein, whose protein sequence is MKLDIKIKHIGVILLGMVTFSACDSYIEEDIFSDITSENFIEEGTADQLVVGIYSTLREVYKDYNLQFLGTDLFTVKGELNSVSAVNDYFGFDSGVGGSLWSKNYNVVAKANTAINRYENQISWTDSKLGEKAYGIAQAKALRALAFFNMVQQYGGLVLELDEPTTIRSDYARSTEEETYVQIISDLEDAIPVLLDAPETGRFSKRAAQHLLSEVYLTRGYTSFGSTDDFNTAAALAEDAIGSYDIRSQSYAEVFAYDNQVNDEILFAMQWGTNGLATDQVNTKHSLFMNQVANYPGVNRTTTPYGFSDFNAMPTPFFYSLLAANDSRDEATLHRAILADGDEPEGPDAIVAGDTIVYYPKVALNTTELAERLDRYWVYQPDQYLFGQPDNIPGVNYLYSLNPERTNFPIFKKFDDEIFSEATDGARDTFVFRVAGTHLLAAEAYLGAGNPSAALAHMNIVRERATGVANEYSSVTIDDILNERALELAGEANRWAVLKRTGKLEERITAYNPHVQDHGAFDASVHLLRPIPSSELELSDGSLTQNPGY, encoded by the coding sequence ATGAAACTAGATATAAAAATTAAGCATATTGGCGTCATACTTCTAGGTATGGTTACTTTTAGTGCATGCGATAGTTATATTGAAGAAGATATTTTTTCTGATATAACAAGTGAAAATTTCATTGAAGAAGGCACGGCCGATCAATTGGTTGTTGGAATATATTCAACTCTAAGAGAGGTCTATAAGGATTATAATCTGCAGTTTTTAGGTACGGATTTGTTTACTGTTAAAGGTGAATTGAATTCAGTTTCTGCGGTGAACGACTATTTTGGTTTTGATTCAGGTGTAGGAGGCTCTTTATGGTCCAAAAATTATAATGTGGTGGCAAAAGCTAATACGGCCATCAATCGTTATGAAAATCAAATTAGCTGGACAGACTCTAAATTAGGAGAAAAAGCGTATGGTATTGCTCAGGCAAAAGCATTACGTGCCTTGGCCTTTTTCAATATGGTTCAGCAATATGGAGGATTAGTTCTAGAATTAGATGAACCTACTACTATCCGTTCAGATTATGCTAGAAGCACAGAAGAAGAAACATACGTTCAGATCATTAGTGATTTGGAAGATGCTATTCCAGTTTTACTTGATGCTCCTGAAACCGGTCGGTTTTCAAAAAGAGCCGCACAACACTTATTATCGGAAGTTTACTTAACAAGAGGCTATACTTCTTTTGGGAGCACTGATGATTTTAATACTGCGGCAGCTCTTGCGGAAGATGCTATTGGATCATATGATATAAGGAGCCAATCTTACGCAGAAGTTTTTGCTTACGACAACCAGGTAAATGACGAAATTTTATTTGCCATGCAATGGGGGACTAACGGACTTGCTACTGATCAGGTAAATACAAAGCATTCCCTTTTTATGAATCAAGTGGCCAATTATCCAGGAGTGAACAGAACAACTACTCCGTATGGTTTTAGTGATTTTAACGCTATGCCTACGCCATTTTTCTATTCTTTACTGGCAGCTAACGATAGCAGGGACGAAGCAACGTTGCACAGAGCAATTCTTGCAGACGGTGATGAACCGGAAGGGCCGGATGCTATTGTAGCTGGTGATACTATTGTGTATTACCCAAAAGTAGCTTTGAATACCACTGAATTAGCGGAACGCTTGGATAGATATTGGGTATACCAACCTGACCAGTATTTATTTGGACAGCCAGATAATATCCCTGGTGTAAACTATTTATATTCCCTTAACCCAGAGCGAACCAACTTTCCTATTTTCAAGAAGTTTGATGATGAAATTTTTAGTGAAGCTACAGATGGTGCACGAGATACATTTGTATTTAGGGTAGCAGGAACACACTTATTGGCTGCTGAAGCTTATTTGGGTGCGGGCAATCCATCAGCGGCATTAGCCCATATGAATATTGTTAGAGAACGTGCAACTGGTGTTGCTAACGAATATAGCTCTGTAACAATAGACGATATTCTAAATGAGAGAGCTTTGGAATTGGCCGGAGAAGCTAATAGATGGGCAGTTTTAAAACGTACCGGGAAATTAGAAGAGCGCATTACAGCTTACAATCCACATGTTCAAGACCATGGTGCTTTTGATGCAAGTGTACATTTATTAAGACCTATTCCTTCCAGTG
- a CDS encoding SusC/RagA family TonB-linked outer membrane protein — protein MKKLKLLMAFLLLGVTTVSWAQTQITGVVVDEANVPLPGASVLVKGTTNGVVSDFDGNFAISVADSGKILVVSYIGYETKEITLGSSSNYTIELIESSTGLDEVVVIGYGSVKKSDLTGAVASLSTETLTEQKKTDIGQAIQGRVAGVDVRTLSSKPGAPLSIKIRGNTVITNNNAGRDGVSDNLADDLSKPLYVVDGIFFEDINVLNPADIEQMDILKDASATAIYGSRGANGVVIITTKNGIEGKTVFTYDSSFGLRTATNVPDLFDGPEYVQFVDDVLRARAWKGTGSVADYNNVAIDRSTEFQNSNEEASNVANGRYTDWMKLYRKAGIQTSHTLGMSGGTNGLVYNASLGYLNDEGVMGIEGYERYNISASVSKKVSEKVTVGVKAYLAFAEREEGSRELFRSTLRLAPTVNPFDSAGEPILFPDDQDLRFVHPIYDAEGAWQLNTKTLDVIANVFLNYKPTKWLSFKTQFAPNITSQRFGEYRGLLTKSSRNDPSRIQSHYQSDFNTAYTWDNILDFDFDLAPNHNLKTTLISSIYHNNKEGSDIQVRDFDTDAYLFYNTEGGTDIRNFGSFYQKETLASFAGRLNYSIKDRYLFTFTGRYDGSSKLSAGNKWNFFPSAAFAWRASEESFLQNADWLNNLKFRVSYGEAGNDSTIDAYSSLAFLSASNYLFGENPSVGKTVAGLPNEDLTWEVSKEYNLGLDLSVINNRIGLGFEYYNKKTEGSILARTLSNITGYGNALGNFGSVRNSGIEVTLNTVNVKTDNFSWRTNFNYTKNTNEIVEIDGDLDEIPFGNHGVLKIGAPVDAIWNTEVAGIWQIDEVAEAATYGDLPGQYKFVDQNNDGTIDQDDKVLLGQNSPDWIGGMTNTFNYKNLELNVQVYTRQGSYGHSEFFQNFSTSGDGAVFNSLDLDYWTPNNPDGAYPIPDYGDTGWTYEDLSFVRIGNIGLGYQFPQKLADKLRMSKLKMSLDVQNPFTFTDYKGPDPETALQNSYNMTYAVKTVLLGLKLAF, from the coding sequence ATGAAAAAACTCAAACTTTTAATGGCATTCCTCCTTTTAGGGGTGACAACTGTTTCATGGGCGCAGACACAAATTACAGGTGTAGTGGTCGATGAGGCAAATGTACCTTTGCCAGGTGCCAGTGTTTTAGTAAAAGGTACAACCAACGGTGTTGTATCTGATTTTGATGGTAATTTTGCCATTTCAGTAGCTGATAGCGGTAAAATTTTAGTGGTTTCGTACATTGGTTATGAGACTAAAGAAATCACTTTGGGCAGTTCTTCAAACTATACAATTGAACTCATTGAGTCCTCAACAGGCTTAGATGAAGTTGTGGTTATTGGTTATGGTTCTGTAAAAAAGAGTGATTTAACAGGTGCGGTCGCTTCATTAAGCACAGAGACCCTAACGGAGCAAAAGAAAACGGATATAGGTCAAGCTATTCAAGGTAGGGTTGCAGGTGTAGATGTTCGAACATTAAGTTCAAAACCGGGTGCGCCACTTTCAATAAAAATTAGGGGAAATACGGTAATTACAAATAATAATGCTGGCCGTGATGGGGTAAGTGATAATCTTGCCGATGACCTTTCCAAGCCGCTATATGTTGTAGATGGTATTTTCTTTGAAGATATCAATGTTTTGAATCCGGCGGATATAGAACAAATGGACATTCTAAAGGATGCTTCTGCAACTGCAATTTACGGATCCCGTGGTGCTAATGGTGTTGTTATTATTACAACTAAAAATGGTATTGAAGGGAAAACCGTTTTTACTTATGATTCTTCTTTTGGTCTTCGTACAGCTACCAATGTACCGGATCTGTTTGATGGTCCTGAGTATGTTCAGTTCGTAGATGATGTTTTAAGAGCTAGAGCTTGGAAAGGTACCGGTTCTGTTGCTGATTATAATAATGTTGCTATTGATCGGTCAACCGAATTTCAAAACTCTAATGAAGAGGCAAGTAATGTTGCCAATGGAAGATATACAGACTGGATGAAGCTTTATAGAAAAGCTGGTATTCAGACAAGTCATACTTTGGGAATGTCCGGAGGTACTAATGGATTGGTATACAACGCATCTTTAGGATATTTGAATGATGAAGGTGTTATGGGAATAGAAGGGTACGAACGTTATAATATAAGTGCTTCGGTTTCAAAGAAAGTATCGGAGAAAGTTACTGTGGGTGTAAAGGCCTATTTAGCATTTGCCGAGCGTGAAGAAGGCAGTAGAGAGTTGTTTAGGAGTACACTCCGCTTGGCACCTACAGTAAATCCTTTCGATTCTGCAGGAGAACCAATTTTGTTCCCAGATGATCAAGATCTTCGTTTTGTTCATCCTATTTATGATGCAGAGGGTGCTTGGCAATTAAACACCAAGACTTTAGATGTGATAGCAAACGTATTCTTAAACTATAAACCAACAAAATGGTTGAGTTTTAAAACGCAGTTTGCACCTAACATTACTTCACAGCGTTTTGGTGAGTACCGCGGTCTTTTAACAAAATCATCGCGTAACGATCCAAGTAGAATACAATCGCACTATCAGTCAGATTTTAATACGGCTTATACTTGGGATAATATACTGGATTTTGATTTTGACCTTGCGCCTAACCACAATTTAAAAACGACTCTGATTTCTTCTATATATCATAACAATAAGGAAGGTAGTGATATACAGGTTCGAGATTTTGATACGGATGCCTACCTTTTTTATAACACCGAAGGAGGTACGGATATTAGGAATTTTGGTAGCTTTTATCAAAAAGAAACACTGGCTTCTTTTGCAGGTCGTTTAAACTATTCTATTAAAGACAGATATTTATTTACGTTTACCGGAAGATATGATGGTTCTTCAAAACTATCGGCCGGGAATAAGTGGAATTTCTTTCCGTCTGCCGCATTTGCATGGCGAGCAAGCGAAGAATCTTTTCTTCAAAATGCAGATTGGTTAAATAACTTAAAATTCCGGGTTAGTTATGGTGAAGCCGGTAACGATAGCACAATAGATGCATATAGCTCATTGGCATTTTTATCAGCATCAAACTACCTATTTGGAGAGAACCCAAGCGTTGGGAAAACAGTGGCAGGCTTACCTAACGAAGATTTAACTTGGGAAGTTTCAAAAGAATACAACCTAGGTTTAGATCTTTCCGTTATTAATAATAGAATTGGTTTGGGTTTTGAATATTACAATAAAAAGACAGAAGGCAGTATACTTGCTAGAACCTTATCTAATATAACAGGATACGGTAACGCTCTTGGTAATTTTGGGTCTGTACGAAATAGTGGTATAGAAGTAACCTTAAATACGGTTAACGTTAAAACGGATAATTTTTCATGGCGTACTAATTTCAACTATACCAAGAATACCAACGAAATTGTAGAGATTGATGGTGATTTGGATGAGATTCCTTTTGGAAATCATGGGGTATTAAAAATTGGAGCTCCTGTTGATGCTATCTGGAATACAGAGGTTGCCGGTATTTGGCAAATAGATGAAGTTGCGGAGGCTGCTACTTATGGAGACCTTCCAGGGCAATACAAATTTGTTGATCAAAATAATGACGGAACAATAGATCAGGATGATAAGGTGTTGTTAGGTCAAAATTCTCCTGATTGGATAGGAGGTATGACCAACACCTTTAATTATAAAAACTTAGAATTAAATGTACAGGTATATACTAGACAAGGGTCTTACGGGCATTCTGAGTTTTTCCAAAATTTCTCGACTTCGGGAGATGGTGCTGTATTTAATAGCTTAGATCTAGATTACTGGACTCCTAATAATCCAGATGGTGCTTACCCAATTCCTGATTATGGAGATACAGGTTGGACTTACGAAGACCTTTCTTTTGTTAGAATTGGTAATATTGGTTTGGGGTATCAATTTCCGCAAAAACTAGCAGACAAGTTAAGAATGTCTAAGTTAAAAATGTCGTTAGACGTTCAAAACCCGTTCACTTTTACAGATTATAAGGGGCCTGACCCAGAGACTGCGCTTCAGAACTCTTACAATATGACCTATGCGGTAAAAACAGTTTTATTGGGGCTAAAACTTGCCTTTTAA
- a CDS encoding 3-keto-disaccharide hydrolase: protein MNSKNYFFFLAAAAFSLQVTAQKHSSTPPEVSPMPMKPQMTEIWEPEVAVVTPAKVLGDAPSDAIILFDGSSLDQWTSQKDNTKPAPWKIVDNDHFEVVPGSGGISTKMKFGDCQLHIEFSAPDKVEGESQGRGNSGLFLQNRYELQILDSYNNRTYRNGQAGSIYKDHAPLVNAMRGPLEWNTYDVIYRAPRFKKDGSLDSKAEITVLHNGVLVQNHTVINGNTYYIGLHNYPSAHGDDVISLQDHGNKTQFRNIWLRKL, encoded by the coding sequence ATGAACTCAAAAAATTATTTTTTCTTCTTGGCTGCAGCTGCATTTTCATTGCAAGTAACAGCGCAAAAACACTCAAGTACACCCCCAGAAGTATCACCAATGCCTATGAAACCTCAGATGACAGAAATCTGGGAGCCAGAAGTAGCAGTAGTAACTCCGGCAAAAGTATTAGGAGATGCTCCTTCTGATGCTATTATATTATTTGATGGTAGTAGCCTTGATCAATGGACAAGTCAGAAAGACAACACAAAACCAGCACCATGGAAAATAGTAGATAATGACCATTTTGAAGTAGTTCCCGGTTCTGGTGGCATCAGCACTAAAATGAAGTTTGGTGATTGCCAGTTACATATTGAATTTAGCGCACCGGATAAAGTTGAAGGAGAAAGCCAAGGACGTGGTAATAGTGGTTTATTTTTGCAAAACAGATATGAGCTTCAGATTCTGGATTCATATAATAATAGAACCTACCGTAACGGACAAGCAGGTAGTATCTACAAAGATCACGCACCGTTGGTAAATGCTATGCGCGGCCCGCTAGAATGGAACACATACGATGTAATTTATAGAGCTCCTAGATTTAAAAAAGATGGAAGTCTAGATTCAAAAGCTGAAATTACAGTACTTCATAATGGTGTCTTGGTTCAAAATCATACAGTAATAAATGGCAATACCTATTACATAGGTTTACATAACTACCCTTCTGCACATGGTGATGATGTTATCTCTCTTCAAGACCATGGTAATAAAACTCAGTTCAGAAATATCTGGTTAAGAAAATTATAA
- a CDS encoding DegT/DnrJ/EryC1/StrS family aminotransferase produces the protein MPGFELFGDKERQQVNDVLDSGVLMRYGFDGMRNGHWKALELEKKLVEKMQVKHTQLVSSGTAALTVALASAGIGAGDEVIMPTFTFVASFESILAIGAVPILVDVDDTLALNPQAVENAITERTKVVMPVHMCGSMADLKALKTICDKHNLLLLEDACQAIGGTFENKPLGSYGDLGCFSFDYVKTVTCGEGGAVITNNDTYKINADHYSDHGHDHVGKDRGAETHPFLGYNFRISELHAAVGLAQIERLDEFLAIQKKNYSVLREALQDLPNVEFRRVPEGGKESYAFLSFFLPNTETAKKAHGELGKAGVDACFYWFDNNWHYYREWQHLIEKKSLGRLPAEVQKQLPDYSKSDFSASDKWVGRTISCLVKLGWSSEEVEERAQKMKKVLSGL, from the coding sequence ATGCCAGGATTTGAACTATTCGGAGATAAAGAACGCCAACAAGTAAATGATGTACTGGACTCAGGAGTACTAATGCGCTACGGTTTTGATGGTATGCGAAATGGTCACTGGAAAGCTTTGGAGTTAGAAAAAAAACTAGTGGAAAAAATGCAGGTGAAACATACGCAACTGGTAAGCAGTGGTACCGCAGCTTTAACGGTAGCTTTGGCAAGTGCAGGTATTGGTGCTGGAGATGAAGTTATAATGCCCACATTTACCTTTGTGGCTAGTTTTGAATCTATTTTAGCAATTGGCGCAGTCCCTATTCTGGTTGATGTAGATGATACCTTGGCATTGAACCCGCAAGCTGTAGAAAATGCTATAACAGAGCGAACAAAAGTGGTTATGCCTGTACATATGTGTGGTTCAATGGCAGATTTAAAAGCTTTGAAGACTATCTGTGATAAACATAACTTATTGTTGTTAGAAGATGCTTGTCAGGCTATAGGAGGTACTTTTGAAAACAAACCGTTAGGAAGTTATGGAGACTTAGGTTGTTTTTCTTTTGATTATGTAAAGACCGTTACTTGCGGAGAAGGCGGAGCCGTAATTACAAATAATGACACGTATAAAATCAATGCCGACCATTATTCCGATCACGGTCATGATCATGTAGGAAAAGATAGGGGAGCGGAGACACATCCGTTTTTAGGGTATAATTTCAGAATTTCAGAATTGCATGCGGCTGTAGGTTTGGCGCAAATTGAAAGGTTGGACGAGTTCTTGGCGATTCAGAAGAAAAACTACTCCGTTTTAAGGGAAGCATTGCAGGATTTGCCTAACGTAGAATTTAGAAGGGTACCTGAGGGCGGCAAGGAAAGTTATGCCTTTTTAAGTTTCTTTCTTCCAAATACGGAAACGGCTAAAAAAGCACATGGTGAATTAGGTAAAGCTGGTGTTGATGCATGTTTTTATTGGTTTGATAATAATTGGCATTATTACCGAGAATGGCAACATTTAATTGAGAAAAAATCTTTGGGTAGATTACCGGCGGAAGTCCAGAAACAGTTACCAGACTATTCAAAATCAGATTTTTCAGCATCTGATAAATGGGTGGGGCGTACCATTTCATGCCTTGTTAAATTAGGCTGGTCATCGGAAGAAGTAGAGGAGCGCGCCCAAAAAATGAAAAAAGTACTTTCAGGCCTCTAA
- a CDS encoding nitroreductase family protein: MDSIKDLEWRYAVKKFNSEKILPQEKIERLKQAFNLTATSYGLQPITLAVIHNKGLQNKLVEHSYGQQQVAQASHVLVICIQNDINETYINKYFEQVKKVRGTSQDILDPFKNALMADFSKKEVHEIEQWSKNQAYLALGNLLTICALEKIDSCPMEGFVPSVYDDILNLKKNGLTSVLVLPVGYRADDDVFSEFKKVRKNLEESIIEIN; encoded by the coding sequence TTGGATTCTATTAAAGATTTAGAATGGCGCTATGCCGTAAAGAAGTTTAATTCGGAAAAAATACTTCCGCAAGAAAAAATTGAACGTTTAAAACAAGCTTTCAACCTCACGGCAACTTCTTACGGTCTGCAGCCTATTACTTTGGCCGTAATTCATAATAAAGGGTTACAGAATAAGCTGGTAGAACATTCGTACGGCCAGCAACAAGTAGCCCAGGCTTCTCATGTGTTGGTTATCTGTATTCAGAATGATATTAATGAGACATATATCAATAAGTATTTTGAACAGGTTAAAAAGGTGAGGGGTACGAGCCAAGATATTTTAGATCCGTTCAAAAATGCCTTAATGGCCGATTTTTCAAAAAAAGAAGTTCATGAGATTGAGCAGTGGTCCAAAAACCAAGCGTATTTGGCACTTGGGAATTTGCTGACTATTTGTGCTCTAGAAAAAATAGATTCATGCCCAATGGAAGGCTTTGTTCCTTCCGTTTATGATGATATATTGAATTTAAAGAAAAATGGATTAACCTCTGTCTTGGTACTTCCGGTGGGCTACCGCGCTGATGACGATGTGTTTTCAGAATTTAAAAAAGTCCGTAAAAATCTAGAAGAGAGCATCATTGAGATAAATTGA
- a CDS encoding DUF2254 domain-containing protein, with translation MKTIIKFLQKTYREVLRSIAFYPVLISILCVVLAMVTLTLEDVKIIESIKEKVPYLFIQDYETARSILSVFIGGIISLTVFSFSMVMVVLSQASSNFSPRLLPGLVSNSKHQFILGTYVGTLLYCIIILTSLGARGIDANTVGLSTMFAAILSVSCIGLFVYFIHSISGAIQIQNIIDKIFEKCNGFADGELRNSDVSKIALQYIDTSGWIVLNSDKTGYFRGFDSKLLKKSIEKQENQIEVIPYLNQHLWQGMPILRIKETILDDELKNLMFCIDISSDRHEDDKGVGGMIKLMEIAVKAMSPGINDPGTAIDAIAKLGRLLSKYLQFPHITSQPVESGKCILIKNNITATDLMRIIVQPIRLYAKQDSAVIHELIGALQFITKGPNISDENRALVFMELQNLKEDIKEHIENTADRKQLLKLFKKGMV, from the coding sequence ATGAAAACAATTATAAAATTTTTACAGAAAACTTATCGGGAGGTCCTGCGTAGTATTGCTTTTTATCCGGTACTCATTTCCATATTATGTGTCGTTCTAGCTATGGTCACTTTAACATTGGAAGACGTTAAAATTATAGAGTCTATCAAAGAAAAAGTCCCCTACTTGTTTATTCAGGATTATGAGACGGCTCGTTCCATTCTTTCCGTTTTCATAGGCGGAATCATTTCGCTAACCGTATTTAGTTTTTCAATGGTTATGGTAGTTTTGAGTCAGGCTTCTTCCAACTTTTCGCCAAGACTTCTTCCCGGGTTAGTCTCTAATAGTAAGCATCAATTTATATTAGGGACCTATGTGGGTACATTATTGTACTGCATTATAATTCTAACTTCTCTTGGTGCACGCGGAATAGATGCCAATACAGTGGGACTGTCTACCATGTTTGCTGCAATTTTATCAGTATCTTGTATTGGGCTCTTTGTTTACTTTATCCATAGTATTTCGGGAGCCATTCAAATACAGAATATTATTGACAAGATTTTTGAAAAATGTAATGGGTTTGCAGATGGTGAATTGAGAAATTCGGATGTTTCTAAAATTGCATTACAATATATTGACACCTCTGGATGGATAGTTCTGAACAGTGACAAAACCGGATATTTTAGAGGTTTTGATAGCAAATTGCTTAAAAAATCTATAGAGAAACAAGAAAACCAGATAGAGGTTATACCATACCTAAATCAGCACTTATGGCAAGGAATGCCTATTCTTAGGATCAAGGAAACGATATTGGATGATGAGTTAAAAAATCTTATGTTCTGTATTGACATATCTTCTGATCGCCATGAAGATGATAAGGGGGTTGGTGGAATGATTAAATTAATGGAAATAGCTGTAAAGGCCATGTCCCCTGGTATTAATGACCCGGGTACAGCTATAGATGCCATTGCTAAATTAGGAAGGTTATTGAGTAAATATCTTCAATTTCCTCACATAACCTCTCAACCGGTAGAAAGCGGGAAGTGTATTTTAATAAAGAATAATATAACCGCAACTGACCTCATGCGTATTATAGTTCAGCCCATTAGACTATATGCAAAACAAGATAGTGCGGTAATACATGAATTAATTGGGGCTCTACAGTTCATAACTAAAGGACCAAACATTTCAGATGAGAATAGGGCTTTAGTTTTTATGGAATTGCAAAATCTAAAAGAAGACATTAAAGAACACATTGAAAACACCGCAGATAGGAAACAACTTTTAAAACTCTTCAAAAAAGGTATGGTTTAA
- the rlmF gene encoding 23S rRNA (adenine(1618)-N(6))-methyltransferase RlmF — protein MSSEKPQEKARLHPRNKNRERYDLEALKTSNPKIKDFIKPNQFGVESIDFSNPQAVKLLNTALLNHYYGIKNWEFPDENLCPPIPGRADYIHHIADLLGDANSGTVPTGDKISCFDVGIGASCIYPIIGVTEYGWQFFGSDIDPKSIASAQHIINSNTSLRGKVEVRLQKSARDIFRGVLSPEQKIDIVISNPPFHSSIEEAQKGTRRKIKNLSGKKVKTPELNFSGVNNELIYDGGESRFIENMIWESRKLSKNCFLFSTLVSKESNLKRIYKLLEKVEAYKTTTIPMGTGNKSSRIVTWTFLSDEEQKEWVKTKW, from the coding sequence ATGTCCTCAGAAAAACCACAAGAAAAAGCGCGTCTACACCCACGAAATAAAAATCGGGAGAGATATGATCTAGAGGCTCTAAAGACTTCTAACCCTAAGATAAAAGATTTTATAAAACCTAACCAATTTGGAGTAGAGTCCATTGATTTTTCTAACCCTCAAGCGGTTAAGCTTCTAAACACGGCTTTGTTAAATCATTACTACGGCATAAAAAATTGGGAGTTCCCTGATGAAAATTTATGCCCGCCCATACCTGGGAGAGCAGATTACATACATCATATTGCAGATTTGTTAGGTGACGCCAATTCTGGTACCGTTCCTACAGGTGATAAAATATCTTGTTTTGATGTTGGTATTGGGGCCAGTTGTATTTACCCAATTATTGGAGTTACAGAATACGGTTGGCAATTCTTTGGCTCTGATATAGATCCAAAATCAATTGCATCGGCGCAGCATATTATCAATTCCAATACATCATTAAGAGGCAAGGTGGAAGTTAGATTACAAAAAAGTGCAAGAGATATTTTTCGCGGTGTATTATCGCCCGAACAAAAAATAGATATTGTAATAAGCAACCCTCCTTTCCACTCCTCAATTGAAGAAGCACAAAAAGGAACACGAAGAAAAATAAAGAACCTATCCGGTAAAAAAGTAAAAACACCAGAGCTCAATTTTTCAGGGGTTAACAATGAACTTATTTATGACGGAGGAGAATCTAGGTTTATTGAGAATATGATTTGGGAAAGCAGGAAATTATCCAAAAATTGTTTCCTATTTTCAACTTTAGTATCAAAAGAATCAAACCTTAAACGTATTTACAAATTATTAGAAAAAGTTGAAGCTTATAAAACCACAACAATCCCAATGGGAACCGGTAATAAATCTAGCCGAATAGTTACATGGACCTTTCTTTCTGACGAAGAACAAAAAGAATGGGTCAAAACCAAATGGTAA